Proteins encoded in a region of the Burkholderia ubonensis subsp. mesacidophila genome:
- the metH gene encoding methionine synthase — MTDHTMRLAGLEPFNVTSGTLFINVGERTNVTGSKAFARMILNGQFDEALAVARQQVENGAQVIDINMDEAMLDSKAAMVRFLNLIASEPDIARVPIMIDSSKWDVIEAGLKCVQGKAIVNSISLKEGEDAFRHHANLIRRYGAAAVVMAFDETGQADTYERKTEICKRSYDFLVNEVGFPPEDIIFDPNIFAVATGIEEHNNYAVDFIEATRWIKQNLPYAKVSGGVSNVSFSFRGNDPVREAIHTVFLYHAIQAGMDMGIVNAGQLGVYAELDPELRERVEDVILNRRADSTDRLLEIADKFKAGGAKKEENLEWRNQPVEKRLSHALVHGITTFIVEDTEEVRAKIDAAGGRPINVIEGPLMDGMNIVGDLFGQGKMFLPQVVKSARVMKQAVAHLIPFIEEEKRLLAEAGGDVRAKGKIVIATVKGDVHDIGKNIVSVVLQCNNFEVVNMGVMVPCNEILAKAKVEGADIIGLSGLITPSLEEMAYVASEMQRDDYFRVKKIPLLIGGATTSRVHTAVKIAPNYEGPVVYVPDASRSVSVASSLLSDEGAAKYLDELKSDYERIRDQHANRKAQPMVTLAEARANKTKVDWANTTPVKPKFIGRRVFKNYDLNELANYIDWGPFFQTWDLAGPYPAILNDEIVGESARRVFSDAKSMLARLIQGRWLTASGVIALLPANTVNDDDIEIYTDESRSEVLLTWRNLRQQSVRPVVDGVMRPNRSLADFIAPKESGVADYIGMFAVTAGLGVDVKEKQFEADHDDYSAIMLKALADRFAEAFAEAMHARVRRDLWGYASGEMLDNDALIAEKYAGIRPAPGYPACPDHLVKRDMFEALNAEEIGMTVTESLAMLPAASVSGFYLAHPDSRYFSVGKIGQDQLEDYAQRMALSLDDARRALAPQL; from the coding sequence ATGACCGATCACACGATGCGCCTTGCCGGCCTCGAGCCGTTCAACGTCACGTCCGGGACGCTCTTCATCAACGTCGGCGAACGCACCAACGTCACCGGCTCGAAGGCGTTCGCGCGGATGATCCTCAACGGCCAGTTCGACGAGGCGCTCGCCGTCGCGCGCCAGCAGGTCGAGAACGGCGCGCAGGTGATCGACATCAACATGGACGAGGCGATGCTCGACTCGAAGGCGGCGATGGTCCGCTTCCTGAACCTGATCGCGTCGGAGCCGGACATCGCGCGCGTGCCGATCATGATCGACTCGTCGAAGTGGGATGTGATCGAAGCAGGCCTCAAGTGCGTGCAGGGCAAGGCGATCGTCAACTCGATCTCGCTGAAGGAAGGCGAGGATGCGTTCCGCCACCATGCGAACCTGATCCGCCGCTACGGCGCGGCGGCCGTCGTGATGGCGTTCGACGAAACCGGCCAGGCCGACACGTACGAACGCAAGACCGAGATCTGCAAGCGCTCGTACGACTTCCTCGTGAACGAAGTCGGGTTCCCGCCGGAAGACATCATCTTCGACCCGAACATCTTCGCGGTCGCGACCGGCATCGAGGAGCACAACAACTACGCGGTCGACTTCATCGAGGCGACCCGCTGGATCAAGCAGAACCTGCCGTACGCGAAGGTGAGCGGCGGCGTGTCGAACGTGTCGTTCTCGTTCCGCGGCAACGACCCGGTGCGCGAAGCGATCCACACCGTGTTCCTGTACCACGCGATCCAGGCGGGGATGGACATGGGCATCGTCAACGCGGGCCAGCTCGGCGTGTATGCCGAGCTCGACCCGGAGCTGCGCGAGCGGGTCGAGGACGTGATCCTGAACCGCCGCGCGGATTCGACCGACCGGCTCCTCGAAATCGCCGACAAGTTCAAGGCGGGGGGCGCGAAGAAGGAAGAGAACCTCGAGTGGCGCAACCAGCCGGTCGAGAAGCGGCTCTCGCATGCGCTCGTGCACGGCATCACGACCTTCATCGTCGAGGATACCGAGGAAGTGCGCGCGAAGATCGACGCGGCGGGCGGGCGCCCGATCAACGTGATCGAAGGCCCGCTGATGGACGGGATGAACATCGTCGGCGACCTGTTCGGCCAGGGCAAGATGTTCCTGCCGCAGGTCGTGAAATCGGCGCGCGTGATGAAGCAGGCGGTCGCGCACCTGATCCCGTTCATCGAGGAAGAGAAGCGCCTGCTCGCGGAAGCGGGCGGCGACGTGCGCGCGAAGGGCAAGATCGTGATCGCGACCGTGAAGGGCGACGTGCACGACATCGGCAAGAACATCGTGTCGGTCGTGCTCCAGTGCAACAACTTCGAAGTGGTCAACATGGGCGTGATGGTCCCGTGCAACGAGATCCTCGCAAAGGCGAAGGTCGAGGGCGCAGACATCATCGGGCTGTCGGGCCTCATCACGCCGAGCCTCGAGGAAATGGCGTACGTCGCGTCGGAAATGCAGCGCGACGACTATTTCCGCGTGAAGAAGATTCCGCTCCTGATCGGCGGCGCGACCACGTCGCGCGTGCACACGGCGGTGAAGATCGCGCCGAACTACGAAGGCCCGGTGGTCTACGTGCCGGACGCGTCGCGCTCGGTGTCGGTCGCGTCGAGCCTGTTGTCCGACGAAGGCGCGGCGAAGTATCTCGACGAGCTGAAGTCCGACTACGAGCGGATCCGCGACCAGCACGCGAACCGCAAGGCGCAGCCGATGGTCACGCTCGCCGAGGCGCGCGCGAACAAGACCAAGGTCGACTGGGCGAACACCACGCCCGTGAAGCCGAAGTTCATCGGCCGCCGCGTGTTCAAGAACTACGACCTGAACGAGCTCGCGAACTACATCGACTGGGGCCCGTTCTTCCAGACCTGGGATCTCGCGGGCCCCTACCCGGCGATCCTGAACGACGAGATCGTCGGCGAATCGGCGCGCCGCGTGTTCTCCGACGCGAAGTCGATGCTCGCGCGGCTGATCCAGGGCCGCTGGCTGACCGCGAGCGGCGTGATCGCGCTGTTGCCGGCGAACACGGTCAACGACGACGACATCGAGATCTACACCGACGAATCGCGCTCCGAGGTGCTGCTCACGTGGCGCAACCTGCGCCAGCAGAGCGTGCGCCCGGTGGTCGACGGCGTGATGCGGCCGAACCGCTCGCTCGCCGACTTCATCGCGCCGAAGGAATCGGGCGTCGCCGACTACATCGGCATGTTCGCGGTGACGGCCGGCCTCGGCGTCGACGTGAAGGAAAAGCAGTTCGAAGCCGACCACGACGACTACAGCGCGATCATGCTGAAGGCGCTCGCGGACCGTTTCGCGGAAGCGTTCGCCGAGGCGATGCACGCGCGCGTGCGCCGCGACCTGTGGGGCTATGCGAGCGGCGAGATGCTCGACAACGACGCGCTGATCGCCGAAAAGTACGCCGGCATCCGCCCGGCGCCCGGCTATCCGGCCTGCCCCGACCACCTCGTGAAGCGCGACATGTTCGAAGCGCTTAATGCGGAAGAGATCGGCATGACGGTCACCGAGTCGCTCGCGATGCTGCCGGCGGCGAGCGTATCGGGCTTCTATCTCGCGCACCCGGACAGCCGGTACTTCTCGGTCGGGAAAATCGGCCAGGACCAGCTCGAGGACTATGCGCAGCGGATGGCGCTGTCGCTCGACGACGCGCGGCGCGCGCTTGCGCCGCAGCTCTGA
- a CDS encoding DUF1840 domain-containing protein, with protein MITFKSKAAQDLDVLKDFAVYVLGLVGKQLGERGVITHDELDHAIAKLEDAVTQAKQERAEHAGHFHEDEDDHAHHEVPPSLAQRVAPFLSMLREAKAGQADVHWGF; from the coding sequence ATGATTACGTTTAAGAGCAAGGCGGCACAGGATCTCGACGTGTTGAAGGATTTCGCCGTCTACGTGCTGGGTCTCGTCGGCAAGCAGCTTGGCGAGCGCGGCGTGATTACCCACGACGAGCTGGACCACGCGATCGCGAAGCTGGAAGACGCCGTCACGCAGGCGAAGCAGGAGCGCGCGGAGCACGCCGGCCATTTCCACGAGGACGAGGACGACCACGCGCACCACGAAGTGCCGCCGAGCCTGGCGCAGCGCGTCGCGCCGTTCCTGTCGATGCTGCGCGAAGCGAAGGCCGGCCAGGCCGACGTGCACTGGGGTTTCTGA
- the argS gene encoding arginine--tRNA ligase: MLPAQKQTLEALLADSVKQVAHALKGADAAFVAPAITLERPKVAAHGDVACNVAMQLAKPLGANPRQLAEQIVAALTAQPGAQGLVEAAEIAGPGFINLRLTAAAKQAVIAAVLAEGRAFGLSTREHGKQVLLEFVSANPTGPLHVGHGRQAALGDALANVIASQGYAVHREFYYNDAGVQIGNLAISTQARARGLKPGDAGWPEAAYNGEYIADIARDYLNGETVAAKDGEPVKGAGDVEDLEAIRKFAVAYLRHEQDMDLQAFGVKFDQYYLESSLYKEGRVEQTVDALIKAGVTYEQDGALWLRTTDNGDDKDRVMRKTDGTYTYFVPDVAYHVTKWQRGFTKVINIQGSDHHGTIARVRAGLQGLHIGIPKGYPDYVLHKMVTVMRDGQEVKISKRAGSYVTVRDLIEWSGGAAPGQEAAPDLIDEATITRGRDAVRFFLISRKADTEFVFDIDLALKQNDENPVYYVQYAHARICSVLNELKSRYNGDAAQLPGADLSQLTSTQAASLMQKLAEYPDMLAHAANELAPHAVAFYLRDLAGEFHSFYNAERVLVDDEAPRTARAALLAATRQVLENGLAMLGVSAPAKM; encoded by the coding sequence ATGCTGCCAGCCCAAAAACAGACCCTCGAAGCCCTGCTCGCGGATAGCGTGAAGCAGGTTGCCCACGCCCTGAAGGGCGCCGACGCGGCCTTCGTCGCGCCCGCGATCACGCTCGAGCGCCCGAAGGTTGCCGCGCACGGCGACGTCGCGTGCAACGTCGCGATGCAGCTCGCCAAGCCGCTCGGCGCGAACCCGCGCCAGCTCGCCGAGCAGATCGTCGCGGCCCTCACCGCGCAGCCTGGCGCGCAAGGCCTCGTCGAAGCCGCCGAAATCGCCGGCCCCGGCTTCATCAACCTGCGCCTGACGGCGGCGGCCAAGCAGGCCGTGATCGCCGCGGTGCTCGCGGAAGGGCGCGCATTCGGCCTGTCCACGCGCGAACATGGCAAGCAAGTGTTGCTGGAGTTCGTGTCGGCAAACCCGACCGGCCCGCTGCACGTCGGCCACGGCCGCCAGGCGGCGCTCGGCGACGCGCTCGCGAACGTGATCGCGAGCCAGGGCTACGCGGTGCACCGCGAGTTCTACTACAACGACGCCGGCGTGCAGATCGGCAACCTCGCGATCTCGACGCAGGCACGCGCGCGCGGCCTGAAGCCGGGCGACGCGGGCTGGCCAGAAGCCGCGTACAACGGCGAGTACATCGCCGACATCGCGCGCGACTACCTGAACGGCGAGACGGTCGCCGCGAAGGACGGCGAGCCGGTCAAGGGCGCGGGCGACGTCGAGGATCTCGAGGCGATCCGCAAGTTCGCGGTCGCGTACCTGCGCCACGAGCAGGACATGGACCTGCAGGCGTTCGGCGTGAAGTTCGACCAGTACTACCTCGAATCGTCGCTGTACAAGGAAGGCCGCGTCGAGCAGACGGTCGACGCGCTGATCAAGGCCGGCGTGACCTACGAGCAGGACGGCGCGCTGTGGCTGCGCACGACCGACAACGGCGACGACAAGGACCGCGTGATGCGCAAGACCGACGGCACCTACACGTACTTCGTGCCGGACGTCGCGTACCACGTGACCAAGTGGCAGCGCGGCTTCACGAAGGTGATCAACATCCAGGGCTCGGACCACCACGGCACGATCGCGCGCGTGCGCGCCGGCCTGCAGGGGCTGCACATCGGCATCCCGAAGGGCTACCCCGACTACGTGCTGCACAAGATGGTCACCGTGATGCGCGACGGCCAGGAAGTGAAGATCTCGAAGCGCGCGGGCAGCTACGTGACCGTGCGCGACCTGATCGAATGGTCGGGCGGCGCGGCGCCGGGCCAGGAGGCGGCGCCGGACCTGATCGACGAGGCGACGATCACGCGCGGCCGCGACGCGGTGCGCTTCTTCCTGATCTCCCGCAAGGCCGACACCGAGTTCGTGTTCGACATCGACCTCGCGCTGAAACAGAACGACGAGAACCCGGTCTACTACGTCCAGTACGCGCACGCGCGGATCTGCTCGGTGCTCAACGAATTGAAGTCGCGCTACAACGGCGACGCCGCGCAGCTGCCGGGCGCCGACCTGTCGCAGCTCACGAGCACGCAGGCCGCGTCGCTGATGCAGAAGCTCGCCGAGTATCCGGACATGCTCGCGCATGCGGCGAACGAGCTGGCGCCGCACGCGGTCGCGTTCTACCTGCGCGATCTCGCTGGTGAATTCCACTCGTTCTACAATGCGGAGCGCGTGCTGGTCGACGACGAAGCGCCGCGCACCGCGCGCGCCGCGCTCCTCGCCGCGACCCGGCAGGTGCTGGAGAACGGCCTGGCGATGCTCGGCGTCTCCGCGCCCGCCAAGATGTAA
- a CDS encoding SPOR domain-containing protein: protein MAQPRRTSKQSKQAGGTFLGIVLGLIVGLAIAVVVALYITRSPSPFVSKVAPPPADTGASQPQQFDPNRALQGKTPGQPVPQAAQPAPPNTAPGQAANQTQGGGLLPEPQIVEVPPSNGGSNGSSGSTASNGANASNGSNGSNGSHASNGSNNSANNGVAVPPKAADNTPPKKPQQQQPQQQQQAGEDDLARLAAQKQAQLQAAQKAQQQAANNAGNAAKPPSAGDANTGYFLQVGAYKTEGDAEQQRARLGFQGFESKVSKRDVSGVTYFRVRVGPFSKFEDMNSARQRLSDAGVDTAVIRFTKQ, encoded by the coding sequence ATGGCACAACCACGCCGCACGTCGAAGCAATCGAAACAAGCCGGAGGAACATTTCTGGGCATCGTGCTGGGCCTGATCGTCGGCCTCGCGATCGCCGTGGTGGTGGCGCTCTACATCACGCGCTCGCCGTCGCCGTTCGTGTCGAAGGTCGCGCCGCCGCCGGCCGACACCGGCGCGAGCCAGCCGCAGCAGTTCGATCCGAACCGCGCGCTGCAGGGCAAGACGCCCGGCCAGCCGGTGCCGCAGGCCGCGCAGCCGGCGCCGCCGAACACCGCGCCCGGCCAGGCCGCGAACCAGACCCAGGGCGGCGGCCTGCTGCCCGAGCCGCAGATCGTCGAAGTGCCGCCGTCGAACGGCGGGTCGAACGGCTCCAGCGGGTCGACCGCATCGAATGGGGCGAACGCGTCGAATGGTTCGAATGGTTCAAACGGGTCGCATGCGTCGAACGGTTCGAACAACTCGGCAAACAACGGCGTCGCCGTCCCGCCGAAGGCGGCCGACAATACGCCGCCGAAGAAGCCGCAACAGCAGCAGCCGCAGCAGCAACAGCAGGCGGGCGAAGACGACCTCGCGCGCCTCGCCGCGCAGAAGCAGGCGCAACTGCAAGCCGCGCAGAAGGCGCAACAGCAGGCCGCGAACAACGCCGGCAATGCCGCGAAGCCGCCGAGCGCGGGCGACGCGAACACCGGCTACTTCCTGCAGGTCGGCGCGTACAAGACGGAAGGCGACGCCGAGCAGCAGCGCGCGCGCCTCGGCTTCCAGGGCTTCGAGTCGAAGGTGTCGAAGCGCGATGTCAGCGGTGTCACGTATTTCCGCGTGCGCGTGGGCCCGTTCTCGAAATTCGAGGATATGAACTCGGCACGCCAGCGCCTGTCCGATGCAGGAGTCGACACGGCGGTGATCCGTTTCACGAAGCAGTAA
- a CDS encoding thiol:disulfide interchange protein DsbA/DsbL, translating into MKKLLSTLLLSLSLAAGFAQAAPSAPVAGKDYEVMKAPQPVSAPAGKVEVIEFFWYGCPHCYEFEPTVEAWVKKQGDKIDFKRIPVAFRDDFVPHSKLFYTVSALGISEKVTPAIFNAIHKQKNYLLTPQAQADFLATQGVDKKKFMDAYNSFSVQGQVKQSAELLKSYNIDGVPTIVVQGKYKTGPAYTNSLEGTAQVLDYLVKQVQDKKL; encoded by the coding sequence ATGAAAAAACTGCTGAGCACGCTTCTCCTGTCCCTGAGCCTCGCGGCCGGTTTCGCCCAGGCCGCTCCGTCCGCACCCGTCGCCGGCAAGGATTACGAGGTGATGAAAGCGCCGCAGCCGGTGTCCGCGCCGGCCGGCAAGGTCGAGGTGATCGAATTCTTCTGGTACGGCTGCCCGCACTGCTACGAGTTCGAGCCGACGGTCGAGGCCTGGGTGAAGAAACAGGGCGACAAGATCGACTTCAAGCGCATCCCGGTCGCGTTCCGCGACGATTTCGTCCCGCACTCGAAGCTGTTCTACACGGTGTCCGCGCTCGGCATCTCCGAGAAGGTCACGCCGGCGATCTTCAATGCGATCCACAAGCAGAAGAACTACCTGCTGACGCCGCAGGCGCAGGCCGACTTCCTGGCGACGCAGGGCGTCGACAAGAAGAAGTTCATGGACGCGTACAACTCGTTCAGCGTGCAGGGCCAGGTGAAGCAGTCGGCCGAGCTGCTGAAGAGCTACAACATCGACGGCGTGCCGACGATCGTCGTGCAGGGCAAGTACAAGACGGGTCCGGCCTACACGAACAGCCTCGAAGGCACCGCGCAGGTCCTCGACTACCTCGTGAAGCAGGTCCAGGACAAGAAGCTCTGA
- a CDS encoding SDR family oxidoreductase, with protein sequence MTTPLKVFITGASSGLGLALAEEYARQGATLALVARRTDALEAFARRFPALSISVYSADVRDPDALAGAAAAFIAAHGCPDVVIANAGISQGAVTGQGDLAAFRDVMDINYFGMVATFEPFVGPMTAARHGTLVGVASVAGVRGLPGSGAYSASKSAAIKYLESLRVELRPAGVGVVTIAPGYIRTPMTAHNPYRMPFLMDADRFAARAAQTIAQQRAFRVIPWQMGVVAKVLHVMPRWLYDRLFEKAPRKPKASAH encoded by the coding sequence ATGACAACTCCGCTGAAGGTCTTCATCACCGGCGCATCGAGCGGCCTCGGCCTCGCGCTGGCCGAGGAATACGCGCGCCAGGGCGCGACGCTCGCGCTCGTCGCGCGCCGCACCGACGCGCTCGAAGCGTTCGCGCGGCGCTTTCCCGCGCTGTCCATCTCCGTCTATTCCGCCGACGTGCGCGACCCCGACGCGCTCGCGGGCGCCGCGGCGGCGTTCATCGCCGCGCACGGCTGCCCGGACGTCGTGATCGCGAACGCGGGCATCAGCCAGGGCGCGGTGACGGGCCAGGGCGACCTGGCCGCGTTCCGCGACGTGATGGACATCAACTACTTCGGGATGGTCGCGACCTTCGAGCCGTTCGTCGGCCCGATGACGGCCGCCCGCCACGGCACGCTCGTCGGCGTCGCGAGCGTCGCCGGCGTGCGCGGGCTGCCGGGCTCCGGCGCGTACAGCGCGTCGAAGTCGGCCGCGATCAAGTATCTCGAGTCGCTGCGCGTCGAGCTGCGCCCCGCGGGCGTCGGCGTCGTGACGATCGCGCCCGGCTACATCCGCACGCCGATGACCGCGCACAATCCGTACCGGATGCCGTTCCTGATGGACGCCGACCGCTTCGCCGCGCGCGCGGCCCAAACGATCGCGCAGCAGCGCGCGTTCCGCGTGATTCCGTGGCAGATGGGCGTCGTCGCGAAGGTGCTGCACGTAATGCCGCGCTGGCTGTACGACCGCCTGTTCGAGAAGGCCCCGCGCAAGCCGAAGGCAAGCGCACACTGA
- a CDS encoding ABC transporter substrate-binding protein, protein MHVKLFAAVALAAAPVLVAAKPLTVCTESSPDGFDVVQYNSLVTTNASADVIFNTLVSYDEATKKVVPALADKWDASADGLTYTFHLRPNVAFQTTDYFKPSRPLNADDVVFTFERMLDDANPWHKVAGASGFPHAQSMGLIKLVKSVSKVDDSTVKFVLNEPNATFVPILTMGFASIYSAEYADQLLKAGKQADLNAKPVGTGPFVLKSYTKDALIRYDVNPAYWGAKPKVDRLIYAITPDPSVRLQKVKAGECQIALSPKPQDVLAARGESALKVVQTPAFMTAFVALNTQKKPLDNDKVRQALNLAFDRASYLKVVFDNTATPANNPYPPNTWSYAKDVAPYAYDPAKAKQLLAAAGFPNGFSTTIWVRPTGSVLNPNPKAGAELLQADLAKIGVKAEVKVIEWGELIKQAKLGQHDLLFMGWAGDNGDPDNYLTPQFSCNAVKSGINFARYCDPQLDKLIADGKETADQGKRAKLYEAAQKLIHDQALWIPLGYPTAAALTRANVSGYRVSPFGRQNFATVSVQ, encoded by the coding sequence ATGCACGTCAAGCTGTTCGCCGCGGTCGCCCTGGCCGCGGCTCCCGTCCTCGTCGCCGCCAAGCCGCTCACCGTCTGCACGGAATCGAGCCCGGACGGCTTCGACGTCGTGCAGTACAACTCGCTCGTCACGACCAACGCGTCGGCCGACGTGATCTTCAACACGCTGGTGTCGTACGACGAAGCGACGAAGAAGGTCGTGCCCGCGCTCGCGGACAAATGGGACGCGAGCGCCGACGGCCTCACCTACACGTTCCACCTGCGCCCGAACGTCGCGTTCCAGACCACCGACTATTTCAAGCCGTCGCGCCCGCTGAACGCCGACGACGTCGTGTTCACGTTCGAACGGATGCTCGACGACGCCAATCCTTGGCACAAGGTCGCCGGCGCGAGCGGCTTCCCGCATGCGCAGTCGATGGGCCTGATCAAGCTCGTGAAGTCGGTGTCGAAGGTCGACGACAGCACCGTGAAGTTCGTGTTGAACGAGCCGAACGCGACGTTCGTGCCGATCCTGACGATGGGCTTCGCGTCGATCTACTCGGCCGAATACGCGGACCAGCTGCTGAAGGCGGGCAAGCAGGCGGACCTGAACGCGAAGCCGGTCGGCACCGGCCCGTTCGTGCTGAAGAGCTACACGAAGGACGCGCTGATCCGCTACGACGTGAACCCGGCCTACTGGGGCGCGAAGCCGAAGGTCGACCGGCTGATCTACGCGATCACGCCCGACCCGTCGGTGCGCCTGCAGAAGGTGAAGGCCGGCGAATGCCAGATCGCGCTGTCGCCGAAGCCGCAGGACGTGCTCGCCGCGAGGGGCGAAAGCGCGCTGAAGGTCGTGCAGACGCCCGCATTCATGACCGCGTTCGTCGCGCTGAACACGCAGAAGAAGCCGCTCGACAACGACAAGGTGCGGCAGGCGCTGAATCTTGCGTTCGACCGCGCGAGCTACCTGAAGGTCGTGTTCGACAACACCGCGACGCCCGCGAACAACCCGTATCCGCCGAACACGTGGAGCTACGCGAAGGACGTCGCGCCGTATGCGTACGATCCGGCGAAGGCGAAGCAGCTGCTCGCCGCGGCGGGCTTCCCGAACGGCTTCTCGACGACGATCTGGGTGCGCCCGACGGGCAGCGTGCTGAACCCGAACCCGAAGGCCGGCGCGGAGCTGCTGCAGGCCGATCTCGCGAAGATCGGCGTGAAGGCCGAAGTGAAGGTGATCGAATGGGGCGAGCTGATCAAGCAGGCGAAGCTCGGCCAGCATGACCTGCTGTTCATGGGCTGGGCCGGCGACAACGGCGATCCGGACAACTACCTGACGCCGCAGTTCAGCTGCAACGCGGTGAAGTCCGGCATCAACTTCGCGCGCTACTGCGATCCGCAGCTCGACAAGCTGATCGCCGACGGCAAGGAAACGGCCGACCAGGGCAAGCGCGCGAAGCTGTACGAAGCCGCGCAGAAGCTCATCCACGACCAGGCGCTGTGGATTCCGCTCGGCTATCCGACGGCGGCGGCACTCACGCGCGCAAACGTCAGCGGCTACCGCGTGAGTCCGTTCGGACGCCAGAACTTCGCGACGGTGTCGGTGCAGTAA
- a CDS encoding ABC-F family ATP-binding cassette domain-containing protein — translation MAQVTSAATLVALHHVSFRFDTGVTLFDSLDLTLDRTPTGIVGRNGIGKSVLAQLIAGRHAPSAGTIDRRVPVAYVAQQRIDASPDPRTVARAAGLHAPLAALARLAGGSAEPHDFDLIGERWDLAERLRAELDAAGLHGVQPATPAHALSGGQLARVALIGALLSDAGLLVLDEPTNHLDAPGRAWLRAALDGWRGGLVVVSHDRALLADVERIVELTPQRVRSYGGNYALYRAQRDAEQDAAQAALDHARTERGRVRRRLEQEHDTIQRHAAGSLRYAKTANLSSMARESRKGAARNVMGHVRRHQHDTKATLDERVQQAAARVEADAPVLVSLPGTEVSARRQLFTLERAQLPWRATGAADAITWSASGPVRIALTGPNGCGKSTLLRMLAGELSPRSGECTTHVSAAYLDQRLALLDPDRSIVEQLGLLDTPLAEGDLRSRLALLQLDAARATQPARQLSGGERLKAALACALWRGTPAQLLLLDEPTNHLDLESVRAVEAALADFPGALVVASHDAAFLAALEPTHTMQWNRDGWRYEPVA, via the coding sequence ATGGCTCAAGTCACGTCCGCCGCGACGCTCGTCGCGCTTCATCACGTTTCTTTCCGCTTCGACACCGGCGTCACGCTGTTCGATTCGCTCGACCTCACGCTCGATCGCACGCCGACCGGCATCGTCGGCCGCAACGGCATCGGCAAAAGCGTGCTCGCGCAGCTGATCGCGGGGCGGCACGCGCCGAGCGCCGGCACGATCGACCGCCGCGTGCCGGTCGCCTACGTCGCGCAGCAGCGCATCGACGCGTCGCCCGATCCGCGCACCGTCGCGCGAGCTGCCGGGCTGCACGCGCCCCTTGCGGCGCTCGCGCGGCTCGCGGGCGGCAGCGCCGAGCCGCACGATTTCGACCTGATCGGCGAGCGCTGGGACCTGGCCGAGCGCCTGCGCGCCGAGCTCGACGCGGCCGGGCTGCACGGCGTGCAGCCCGCGACGCCGGCGCACGCGCTGAGCGGTGGCCAGCTCGCGCGCGTGGCGCTGATCGGCGCGCTGCTGTCGGACGCCGGCCTGCTCGTGCTTGACGAGCCGACCAACCATCTCGACGCGCCGGGCCGCGCGTGGCTGCGCGCGGCGCTCGACGGCTGGCGCGGCGGCCTCGTCGTCGTCAGCCACGACCGCGCGCTGCTCGCCGACGTCGAGCGGATCGTCGAACTGACGCCGCAACGCGTGCGCTCGTACGGCGGCAACTACGCGCTCTACCGCGCGCAGCGCGACGCGGAGCAGGATGCCGCGCAGGCCGCGCTCGATCATGCGCGCACCGAGCGCGGGCGCGTCAGGCGCCGGCTCGAACAGGAGCACGACACGATCCAGCGCCACGCGGCCGGATCGCTCCGCTACGCGAAGACGGCCAATCTGTCGTCGATGGCGCGCGAGAGCCGCAAGGGGGCGGCGCGCAACGTCATGGGGCACGTCCGGCGCCATCAGCACGACACCAAGGCGACGCTCGACGAGCGCGTGCAGCAGGCGGCCGCGCGCGTCGAAGCCGACGCGCCGGTGCTCGTGTCGCTGCCGGGCACCGAGGTCAGCGCGCGCCGCCAGCTCTTCACGCTCGAGCGCGCGCAACTGCCGTGGCGCGCGACGGGCGCCGCGGACGCGATCACGTGGTCGGCGAGCGGGCCCGTGCGCATCGCGCTCACCGGCCCGAACGGCTGCGGGAAATCGACGTTGCTGCGGATGCTCGCGGGTGAACTTTCACCGCGCTCGGGCGAATGCACGACGCACGTGAGCGCCGCGTATCTCGACCAGCGGCTCGCGCTGCTCGACCCGGACCGCTCGATCGTCGAGCAGCTCGGCCTGCTCGACACACCGCTCGCCGAAGGCGACCTGCGCAGCCGTCTCGCGCTGCTGCAGCTCGATGCGGCGCGCGCGACGCAGCCGGCGCGGCAACTGAGCGGCGGCGAGCGGCTGAAGGCCGCGCTCGCGTGCGCGTTGTGGCGCGGCACGCCCGCGCAATTGCTGCTGCTCGACGAGCCGACCAATCACCTCGATCTCGAATCGGTGCGGGCGGTGGAAGCGGCACTCGCGGATTTCCCGGGCGCGCTGGTCGTCGCGTCGCACGACGCGGCGTTTCTCGCGGCGCTCGAACCGACGCACACGATGCAGTGGAATCGCGACGGGTGGCGCTACGAGCCCGTCGCGTGA